The following nucleotide sequence is from Pseudoliparis swirei isolate HS2019 ecotype Mariana Trench chromosome 7, NWPU_hadal_v1, whole genome shotgun sequence.
TTGAGGAGGAGCATGGCAGAGGGGGATTTTGGGTTGCCGCCGGATTTCTGGCGATCCGCTGGTCCATTATCATCAACGCCAGGATCTGTGACCTCAAACGGATTGGCTGAGGGGTGGGGGCTCAGCACATCGGGATCTCCTGAATTGCTGAAAGGAGCCGTTATGGGTAGcgcctcttttttctcctccttctttctgaTCATTCCAAACAGAGACGTGAGCCTGTCGCTCATGGAGGCCTCCTCCTGGCGCTTGAGCTCGTCAGATCTGCGCCGCTGCTCCTCGAgctttctcctttcctcctcctcttcatcctcctcctctctctgtttcttccTCCTCGCCTCGTCGTCAAGgaagtttctcttcctctcctgttcCTCTTGACGTCTGTGCTCCTCTTCCCCCTGCAGCCTCTTGGCCTCTACCCTGTACTTCTCGTCCTCCAACCTCTTGGCCTCTGCTGTGCGCCTCTCTTCTGCAtgccttctctcttcctcctcctcctcttgatgGCGCTGTTGCTCCAGTATGGCCTTATCTGTTGACTCGTGCTTTAAGGAGGGAACTGGTACACCTGTAAAGGCATCTGCAGAGACGTCGGAGGTGTGTTTGCGGATGTCCTCCACGGATCCTTGGCCCGAGCTGTTCAGACTGAGAGTCGATCCGCTGTTGGGTTCCGTGTCCTCTTCGTACACATGGCTGCCATTGATGCACACACTGTTCAGGTCACTGATGCTCTGCTTGGAGCGACCCAGAAGAGAGAACGGACCCAGAGAGTGCTTGCTGTCAGAGCTGCCTGTTCGCTTGTGTCCCAGGAATTTGAATTTCTTTTTCACTGTGGGAGGAGAGACAAGGAAGCATGATTTCATTGAAGACACGAAAAACTCCACTATTTAACTGGCACCGTGCTAGAGGCGAGACAGAACTGTGAACATACAAGAGCACACGGTACAGAAATATGAAGTTACCGTCAGGAGAGTCCACATTGAGGCCAGATGAGCGGCTGCCGCTGATGGATGAATTCTTCTCTGGAAGAACCCCCAGCGTAGACATGGACTGTGAGATCTTACGGTGCAAGTTGGATTTGGGAGCAAAGAGGCTCTTGAGTTTAGATTTCTTTTTCACTCCTTCGGACTGATTGAGGGACTGCGTGTCGACTTCTCCCTCGCTGTCAGTGAGGACCTTACTGACATGGGGGACGATAGCGGAAGCAGAGTCGGAGAAGCCATCCTTTTTCTTCCCACGGACTTTGTCTTTCAGCTTGGAGATGCGGGAGCGCGGTTTGTCCTGCATGGAAAGGTCTAACATGCTAACTGACATGTTGTTTCTCATGAATTGGATATCTAGCAGCAACTCGCCTCGCGCCTTGTCATCTTTTCCACTCTTATCAACCAGCTTGAACCAACTGCAAACAGAAATAATGAATCGGATCATTAGGATTTCAAGAGAACAGGTGATACGCTTTTTACATTCTAAATGTTATAAATATCTTGTTGCTATTTAGACCATCTCACTGTAAAATAAACTGTAAATATTCCAAATATGTCCCAGTTTATTTCCTGTTGCTGTGTATGTGACCGATATAAAACTCATCCCATCATTTAGCCTCACATTCGACTCTCAATTAAtttgtcaataaaaaaataaataacacatggCAAAGTGGAGATACATACTGTATGTCTATTTCAGATAATGAGACATTTATCCAGATAAATAGGTAATGGTTCtgaaaaaaaagttgatttgTACAGGGACTAGTTGCAAGTGAATTCGTAGTAAAGACCTGTTTGATGCAGGTAAAGTGTAACTTCTAATTAATAGTTTGTTTGAACAATTCATGGATACAtgttgaaactagaacgggcactctcaTTGAAGTACATACCTTTccccacattttggcattagttgcatgccaattggataagaattgaccgtgctatggtaaaaagaagatgttgaccttttcatgaccttgacattgacctttgacccgatcgatcccaaaatctaatcaaatggtccccggataataaccaatcatcccactaaatttcatgcgattcggtgtaATGTTATGCGcagtacaaataaataactagaacTTCGACGGGCACTCGCTTAAGCGCATACATATCacagttatgaacattttggcattggcATTGGCCAATTGGATATTGATTGATGACGatggtaaaaaaagaattttgactttttttcagACTTGACCATGACCGCGTTGTCGagatcgatcctaaaatctaataaaatggtccGGAACATAATCCAATCATCCACACATCGTAAAATcgattacttttttacttaagcgaataacacgcattcaaataaataaataaatacacggcgatcaaaacattaccttccgcattttcaatgcgaaggtaataaataaataaataaatggcgatcaaaacataaccttctgcattttcaatgcgacggtaataattAACTGGTTCTTAATAGCTCCAACTTCAAATGCTTAAATCGTGTGTCATGTGAGACATTAAGGCATACAGCTTGTTCCAGTTCCTGTCGAGAGGAACATGCCATTCACAGAGAAACCTGACAATTACAGCCGCCTGGCTCACCTCCGTTGCACAGGATCATCACTTATCGGTGGCAAGGGGAAGGTAGGAGTGTTCTGAAGAACTATCGCACCATTACATAGCGACACGTGGACAAATGAAGCCGTGTCCTTGCTATTATTAGATAATGCAGAAGAAGTGCCCATTATAACAAGCTTTTCCACTTGGAACTCTGCTCCACAGCAGAACCCTCCAACAGTGTCACTTAGTTTTACACATATCTGGAGActaatttactttttttctaaAACAATTTCAAACTCTTTACCGTCATACTACAATTAATCCAACATCCTGAATGAGCTGAAGCAagccaaacacatttttttaaaacagggAGCAATACAATATGCATCAATACTGTCCTTATTTCTTTGGTTTGAACGAAGATTATActgcaacatttaaaaaatttaaaaaacgtcTTTAATACATGGATTGTGCTACCTTCCAgtatatggaggacttaaaatgacttaaataaataaatgaataaatataggaataaataaataaatgcataaataaatcctgttcaacaatgaggttcggaccgccccagctcaatTGAATATAAGaacacgtaaatgtcacgcataaataaatgaagaaatacgtgtggacacaaatagacataaataaatgaagaaatacagaagtgtagaaatacatttatttaatgacgtcctgttgagttataacttatatttattcatacctgtatttatttatttatacattcattcttttatttatttattcctgtatttatttatacatttatttattcttgtatttatttatttatactcaagtcattttaagtcctccataccagTATGTCACAGAAGCTAATAATAGCGGCGTCACGTCCCCTTCTCTGTCTGCTGCATTTCTTTGGCATAGAGTAATTAAAAGTGCACACAATAAAACTAAAGTAATTCCATTAATGTAATGCAAACTGTACATTGATATACATATGCGTATAGGATAGCTGCAGCTTTGGGGCTACTGTAGCCGATGCCCGGCTCCgatagcccatgtcgatgtgtgaaTGACGTCATGTAGTGTTGAGGAGATTTGAGTGGTTGGAAGGCTTGAAAAGCGCCGTACAAGTTCAGGTCCATTTACCGCT
It contains:
- the rab11fip1a gene encoding rab11 family-interacting protein 1 isoform X2, yielding MSLGDQSQQWFPTSVQVTVHQARNLRAKGKHGTNDAYAIIQVAKDKFSTSVSEKCVDPVWKEEASFDLPLFHLGNGDHCTLYVTAMHRAQVGLDKFLGQAVVNLLDLHDNTSRKKTDWFKLVDKSGKDDKARGELLLDIQFMRNNMSVSMLDLSMQDKPRSRISKLKDKVRGKKKDGFSDSASAIVPHVSKVLTDSEGEVDTQSLNQSEGVKKKSKLKSLFAPKSNLHRKISQSMSTLGVLPEKNSSISGSRSSGLNVDSPDVKKKFKFLGHKRTGSSDSKHSLGPFSLLGRSKQSISDLNSVCINGSHVYEEDTEPNSGSTLSLNSSGQGSVEDIRKHTSDVSADAFTGVPVPSLKHESTDKAILEQQRHQEEEEEERRHAEERRTAEAKRLEDEKYRVEAKRLQGEEEHRRQEEQERKRNFLDDEARRKKQREEEDEEEEERRKLEEQRRRSDELKRQEEASMSDRLTSLFGMIRKKEEKKEALPITAPFSNSGDPDVLSPHPSANPFEVTDPGVDDNGPADRQKSGGNPKSPSAMLLLNRTAKVSAVKPRPHPVKPMNSENQQPIGSSVVKEKKVRKSAPGKVQVANLVDTGPFTQLTQEELITMVVRQQADLSKKESQIVELEEYIDNLLVRVIDEQPGILQFDKPA
- the rab11fip1a gene encoding rab11 family-interacting protein 1 isoform X3, producing the protein MSLGDQSQQWFPTSVQVTVHQARNLRAKGKHGTNDAYAIIQVAKDKFSTSVSEKCVDPVWKEEASFDLPLFHLGNGDHCTLYVTAMHRAQVGLDKFLGQAVVNLLDLHDNTSRKKTDWFKLVDKSGKDDKARGELLLDIQFMRNNMSVSMLDLSMQDKPRSRISKLKDKVRGKKKDGFSDSASAIVPHVSKVLTDSEGEVDTQSLNQSEGVKKKSKLKSLFAPKSNLHRKISQSMSTLGVLPEKNSSISGSRSSGLNVDSPDVKKKFKFLGHKRTGSSDSKHSLGPFSLLGRSKQSISDLNSVCINGSHVYEEDTEPNSGSTLSLNSSGQGSVEDIRKHTSDVSADAFTGVPVPSLKHESTDKAILEQQRHQEEEEEERRHAEERRTAEAKRLEDEKYRVEAKRLQGEEEHRRQEEQERKRNFLDDEARRKKQREEEDEEEEERRKLEEQRRRSDELKRQEEASMSDRLTSLFGMIRKKEEKKEALPITAPFSNSGDPDVLSPHPSANPFEVTDPGVDDNGPADRQKSGGNPKSPSAMLLLNRTAKVSAVKPRPHPVKPMNSENQQPIGSSVVKEKKVRKSAPGKVQVANPVNTGPFTQLTQEELITMVVRQQADLSKKESQIVELEEYIDNLLVRVIDEQPGILQFDKPA